A stretch of Carya illinoinensis cultivar Pawnee chromosome 14, C.illinoinensisPawnee_v1, whole genome shotgun sequence DNA encodes these proteins:
- the LOC122293747 gene encoding protein FAR-RED IMPAIRED RESPONSE 1-like, which yields MGNEEEHAPPLMDCLDIEEQCTSARVDEGELLDRLDELETDDGCPSTPTMLPSLDCNDIIEEPKQGMEFNSFEDLMVYYKQYAKNCGFGVMTQRSEKSEDQSVRYVTLGCAQGGKARIKSSNIAKPRPTGKMDCKARINALRVEGKMRLTTVNNSHNHAISPQKSRFFRCNREVNETIKRVLDTNDLAGIRLNKSYGSLVVGAGGFENLPFLEKDCRNYIDKARHLRLGSGGAGALRDYFIRMQYKNNGFFALMDLDDDERLKNVF from the coding sequence ATGGGAAATGAAGAAGAACACGCACCTCCCTTAATGGATTGTTTAGACATTGAAGAGCAATGCACTTCCGCAAGAGTTGATGAAGGAGAACTGTTGGATAGACTAGATGAACTGGAAACTGACGATGGCTGTCCATCTACACCAACTATGTTGCCATCTTTGGATTGTAATGATATCATTGAGGAGCCAAAGCAAGGGATGGAGTTCAATTCGTTTGAAGATTTGATGGTCTATTATAAGCAGTATGCTAAAAATTGCGGATTTGGGgtgatgacacaaaggagtgagaAGTCAGAGGATCAAAGTGTTAGATATGTCACTCTCGGTTGTGCACAGGGAGGGAAGGCTCGGATTAAGAGTTCCAATATCGCCAAACCACGTCCGACGGGAAAGATGGACTGTAAAGCAAGGATTAATGCCTTAAGAGTCGAGGGAAAGATGCGGTTGACAACAGTGAATAACTCACATAATCATGCAATTAGCCCTCAGAAGTCCCGCTTCTTTCGATGTAACAGAGAAGTGAATGAGACTATTAAAAGGGTCCTTGACACAAACGACTTAGCTGGTATTCGGCTGAACAAGAGTTACGGATCTCTTGTAGTTGGAGCAGGTGGCTTTGAGAACCTGccatttttggaaaaggattgtCGCAATTACATCGACAAAGCCCGTCATCTACGACTTGGATCGGGTGGTGCTGGAGCACTTCGTGATTATTTTATAAGGATGCAGTACAAGAATAACGGTTTTTTTGCATTGATGGATTTAGACGATGATGAGaggttaaaaaatgttttttag
- the LOC122293749 gene encoding protein FAR1-RELATED SEQUENCE 5-like, giving the protein MADTEQSYWVDSDEVDDDSVDAQFDVNAEDGVDDERNVTLEDCVNVEDGLNVEEGVNLQEQVNVEDSSSGALEPFIGMIFDDVEDAQSFYKAYARRKGFAIRTNHTRLSKDEKKLCAIDYVCTREGFRRVSRKEKERTVPEIADTKIGCKAIMRVKKDGEKWMVNKFVVGHNHILLTPRSASLLRGNRKVTKVQKKLIITLNESGVPTRKIMSVLSKESGGDFNVGCIGKDVENYLGNKRRKVFEEGDAQRLYSYFLERQLTEPGFVYSMQVDKDGCMGSCFWADARSRAAYQYFGDVVTFDATYLTNVYKMPFVPFSGVNHHHQTIMFGCALLVNETAESYTWLLRTWQEAMLGKAPATIITDDDKAMAKAIAEYEKAIDARYFKEKEKDVRTRSTRAILKTPLKIEEEAAMVYTRKSFMIFQDELFNSLRYKATKLSKEGERKTYGVVISGKEKPLYHVTLENGEEQTTCTCHMWEFMGLLCRHILCVFGKKSMLDKLPQHWVKERWTINAKARPIPDIPLMEGQVQVGQDDPMMRKSKLMIQLYDIVELGSQSAKKHNHLCLALEKVHKELLAMEDHGFGASN; this is encoded by the exons ATGGCTGACACG gaaCAAAGTTATTGGGTTGATAGTGATGAAGTCGATGATGATAGTGTAGATGCACAATTTGATGTCAATGCTGAAGATGGGGTGGATGATGAGCGTAATGTGACTCTTGAAGATTGTGTGAATGTCGAAGATGGGTTGAATGTTGAAGAAGGAGTCAATCTTCAAGAACAAGTGAATGTGGAAGATTCGAGTAGTGGGGCTTTGGAGCCATTTATTGGTATGATATTTGACGATGTCGAAGACGCCCAATCATTTTACAAAGCTTATGCAAGACGGAAAGGTTTTGCAATTCGGACAAATCATACTCGATTGTCGAAAGATGAGAAAAAACTTTGTGCAATAGACTATGTTTGCACAAGGGAAGGATTTCGGCGGGTAAgtcgaaaagaaaaagaaagaacagtTCCTGAGATTGCTGATACCAAGATTGGATGTAAAGCAATTATGAGAGTAAAAAAAGATGGTGAAAAGTGGATGGTGAACAAGTTTGTGGTTGGACATAACCACATTCTACTTACACCAAGGAGTGCTAGTTTGCTCCGAGGAAATAGAAAGGTTACTAAAGTCCAAAAAAAACTTATCATAACTTTGAATGAGTCCGGTGTACCGACAAGAAAGATTATGTCAGTGTTGAGTAAAGAATCAGGTGGTGACTTCAATGTTGGCTGTATTGGTAAGGATGTTGAAAACTACTTGGGAAACAAGAGGAGAAAAGTATTTGAAGAGGGGGATGCACAAAGGTTATATTCTTACTTTCTTGAGCGACAACTCACAGAACCTGGGTTTGTGTACTCCATGCAAGTTGATAAGGATGGGTGTATGGGAagttgtttttgggctgatgcgcGATCAAGAGCTGCATATcagtattttggagatgttgttACCTTTGATGCCACATACCTGACCAATGTGTATAAGATGCCATTTGTGCCATTTTCTGGAGTTAACCATCATCATCAGACCATAATGTTTGGTTGTGCGTTATTGGTTAATGAAACAGCTGAATCATATACATGGTTATTGAGGACATGGCAAGAGGCAATGCTTGGTAAAGCTCCTGCAACTATTATTACCGATGATGACAAGGCAATGGCAAAGGCAATTGCAGAG TATGAAAAGGCAATAGATGCACGttactttaaagaaaaagagaaggatgTGCGGACAAGATCTACGCGGGCTATATTGAAGACACCTCTTAAAATTGAAGAGGAGGCGGCAATGGTTTATACAAGAAAGTCTTTCATGATCTTCCAAGATGAACTGTTCAATAGTTTACGGTACAAAGCTACAAAATTATCTAAAGAGGGTGAAAGAAAGACATATGGAGTGGTAATAAGTGGTAAAGAGAAACCACTTTATCATGTGACATTGGAGAATGGTGAAGAACAGACAACATGTACATGCCATATGTGGGAGTTTATGGGGCTTCTTTGTCGGCATATCTTGTGTGTTTTTGGCAAGAAATCGATGTTAGATAAATTGCCACAGCATTGGGTAAAAGAAAGATGGACTATTAATGCTAAGGCTCGACCCATTCCTGACATACCATTAATGGAAGGGCAAGTTCAGGTAGGACAAGATGATCCTATGATGAGAAAAAGCAAGTTGATGATTCAACTTTATGACATTGTTGAACTTGGCTCACAGTCAGCTAAAAAACACAATCATCTATGTCTTGCATTGGAGAAGGTTCATAAAGAGTTACTTGCAATGGAAGATCAT GGATTTGGGGCAAGCAACTGA